TTAAAAACATCATTCgtgatatgttggaactcactaggggcattttttaggCCGAATGGTATtacattccattcgaaatgaccaaagggggtaacaaaggctgtcttataccggtctgactcagttatctggatttgccaaaatccagatttgaggtcaaatttggaaaagaccacaacatcactcaacctatgaattaagtcatttttgttgggaatagggtatctaatccactgcaagactttgttcaagggtttgtaattaataactgGATGAGgggtacctctttctagttcagcatttttcctgacataaaaagctgggcaagaccaaggggacttgctATCTCTAATTATGCATTTCTTCTTAAGATTTACAATTTCCTTTTTgtagaattctaaagtctgattATTCATCTAAATGGGTCTGgctttaataaaaatagtgttttcatcaaaatttttgatatagggtagagaaacgatgtgtttcttcctatgctaAAAagtatttggtaaatcagaacaaacatcaaatacaagacgcttgttaaaatcattaatttttgaaattaaaattggcgaaaataattgttcaaaaatatttttgtatctgatttcttgttgaaggaaattcagatttttttcttttgcaaagagcaaagatttcaaacctttatcttgatcaatctcttgacgagatgtaaatttgaatttgaccttttgaccaaaaggggtcggtagtaataccgtcttttttagtcaaaaaaggatataaagcagaaatgaatggaatgcctaaaatcactttgtcagacatgtttttgactaaaacagaggggattttaaagcaaacattgttttgacaaatatgagcgttgttaagctcatatgtgattttcatctgagatctatttgcagaaaataatttctcagaggatttctcaaaatatttgctaggaatgagtccttcctgaatacaattcaggtctgatccggaatcaatcataacaacaacagaaaattgaaaatcatgggcgacCACAATGGTGACcctagaaaaccattttggaggaatggtatgatggatcaaacaaatctgattatcagcagctaactcatgttggcttgaaccagaatcatttgtttgcttattgtcagaaggaatatcctgatcaagttgtttatcaattttaaacactaaaaattcttattttaaaatctcattttcaggcttaaggttgttaacctcatatttgagttcaacgatttcttttttaacaagatttatttcgtgttgtaaatcatttgtagaaatttcttTGAGTTtgttcttttgaaatctctccaaggtttcttgaaaactaatcatttgcttagaagactctggttcttggcgagccatagtctttcttaacttaagaatATATTCTTCCTTATGCTCaagatttgttatttgagaaatcaatgttagcaataggttttcttgttcttcagatttagacaagacatgaattgtcttaccctttgtctgacaacaagtatcattacaattgcaacctagcttaggaccagtagaatctggagattcagtttctgagtgatattctgaatcactagaattGAACTCAaagatatcagatgatgaagatgaagctatttctaggagttgaaatagttcttctttatcattgttatcaatattcaactgattaagcttcttttttagtttttttttttttatcttttttggctttctggggacATTTGTCAGCAAAATgtcctggattgccacaaataaaacattttccttgagaaaaatccttagatttctttttcttagaaaatggctttttttaagttttcttataaaattcatcacgaggttttctcctgataccaccatgaggtttagaaaacttgtgcttccttttagagggagctatagcgaagtccaaattgttcacaaaatgttctcatttcatatttggctttcttgctatttctcatctgctcacgaaacattctttgatcattacacatactaataccaagtttcttaattacaacACAGATATCACCATAAGTGTATGCATCATAATTTagagacccagcaatagtaagttcatccttcactttgtaagcgaacaagcgaggtaatccatcaatgaaattttctttccagtaaggcttctgactatcatcccgaagcattactttggatataaaaacatcttggtaccatctataatcagacatctgatgacatctaagattatttaactggtcgctgatgcggctaattatatcagatggtgtgccaataaaatgctttaaaattgtataaatcaaagtattaactccatcagattgggcagatccaatggattcataaaaaataggtaacccttcatcattacacttgacagcgtttTGAATGGTTTCCTTAGCATCtttggttaggtgtttatcccaccagtttctcaaaacaccagaaaaaccttgtgttaaaattttaacaatatcaTATTacctaatattgttatttacataagcatttgccacaagagacattttactcatggtattcatgatttcttgttcagagaaaccatcaatattccactcgtagaccttgtcggcagagtaagaagattggttttgaaaaattttttcttcaaactgtaaatcaggaggagtaggcatggaataccagttcttcattagactcattggtttgggtcattttgaagaaaatctagctatttcaagttttaaaacaatatcttgaaaattcttttcaagtagaTCAAGATCCTTTCCTTCAGAAGAGTGGtcgttagaagactcatctgtagtttcaacaagaacttctttttctatttctttgttagacaaaacACTAGTAGAAGGTTATTCctttttcagatcattaagcatttgatcaatcttatctaaagtctttgcctgtggatttttaaagtcaattttggctcgactttcaggtaagataatcaaaaatttttcaattattttctttggttgatctgtagtcaaaaccaaaggaataggatcaggtttttctaccttttcttcaatccgatctaactgttgtccgatcgtatgaagagcaagatttacaaaattattttgagaaataaccttttttgtttatttgagaatcttgtccttttcagaatctctggaaacagtttctgagattttgaaaggtgaaacagatatctcaacccctttatgggtgatgagaacagtctccaaaggtggatggctagactgaactaccattttaccttcttccttgacaaaatcagttttaacaacattcaaagtattgttagaaacataaatattttcaacaaaatcgaagaaaagaatatgtttttattgcttattcatttcttctttccatttccgtttaacacgttgtttttctttttcagaatactttgtgTGATAAGCTTTTCGCCTAGCACTgttttttggaagtttgtattcttcaaaaagataaacaagatcaaaagcaaatggtttattcaacacagttaaactgtgatgaacttGTTGTGCAACAAgagctaccatatctgaagctgtaggtgataaagatgagtcatcttctttatcggcttcattatgaataggctggtctttaAAGGATCTAGCATCCTGTGCAGAATAAAAAGCATAAGTAACctgagaggacgtagaaagtcctttcagttttaaaacaggattaacaggttgggctgttttaacagaatcttccagaaattgtttgagattttgatctcttcttactggaatttctgaccctgcaaaagaagaattagatccggcaaaagaatttcttcttagccctggagatctagtctgatcaaaactaattttaacagttccTCCGTCCAggtactgttgaatgttacttggataACTTTCAACAAGGTTTCGAGGGATGGAAGTgatttcttcttccaaaattcattctttgggaagagttatgtctttctaaaaaatcatttttggagttgaaacatccgcatctggggttgaactctagatcagaagagttttttcctggatgggttttgcaatagcttttggatttaaactcgtttttaaaaggtgataataaatcctgtaaattaaagtaaggggtttgctacccttaagcatatcatatccagaagttaaaatatttaaagtcaaatattttgaaatatgttcatcatcaaGAGCAAGTGTCAAGtctggataacaattaaaatggactggtccatccgttagagaggattggatcattctgagaatacttgtttcaaaattattgaatctgacatcccttaaataaaatagatcGACGGTGAGAGAGACTGAGAGCTTCGGTGGAGGGGCTGGGGACCGTTGGGGGGGTAGCTACACCGGTAGCTGGAGGTGGTGCGGCGGCTACGGACGCGGCGGCACTGGGAATCCGAGGGAGAAAGGAATTCgagggagaagagagggagatctgtgggagagagagaagccgcAAGGGAGGGATTTGGCTGGGTTAGCCGGCGACGGTGGAGGTGGACGGTGATAGTGGGTCGACGGCGGCGTGCAGTGGCTGCTGCGTGGAGGCATGAAGAGTGGGGATCGGGAGAGAAGAGGGATTGGGGTGAGATGGGAGGGGAGGAGGAGACGCTGGAGGGATTTAAAGGAACAAAGGGAAAACGCGggggttttaatttttattagattttttggCGATTTTGATTCGCCGCTAATAGTATTGGCACAAAAGACCTTTACGACGATAATATTCGCTGCAAAAAGAatctattgcggcgattttaaaatttgacgGAAATAAAATGCCGCTACAATTACAATACTTTGTTGTGATgaaaaaaatcgccgcaataggtTTAAAAAGTCGccgtaaaaaataaataataaatctccCTCAGCGTTTCCCACTTTTTGCGATGGAATTGAGCGGCGACTTAGAAATCGCCGTAAATAATAACcttttgcgacgattttttttgtgacgattttaaaatcgctAAAAAATGcctattttcttgtagtgtgagGCATGATGACTAATGGATGATCTGATCGATGATCGTATATCAATAATTAAAGTACTATAACAGCCCAATGTAAATTGAGTTTTCCTGAGTATTCGAGAGTTCAAAATTGAGCATTTCTGGTTTTGATAttacaacaatattatataatataatgataaattatcaTATTTGAGATAGTAATTAAAACCAACAGTTATGCAGGATGggctattttataatttaatatatatatgttcacacACATAAAGATCACATCTAACATGATTTGTATGGTTACGAGAATGGCAATATCTGATCGACATGCGTGCATCACCCGTGCAACGACTTTGAGCCTTCCGCTTCCACCAGTATCGATTACGACactatatattattgttattattgttgATGTTGTATATATTCGTCTATAATATATGCATGGACAGCTAATATATCCCTGGCCagcaattttttattgtttcttcAATATGATCTAACAAATTGATCAGTAATGTTTTCTGTCTTTACTTGGAATTCCATAATGCATATTTATCTTTTACGCATGAATAATATTTACCAATGAAATTAAtgtaagaaaaaagaattaaattcatTCTCCCGTCATGTTCTAAACCACGATGAAAGAGCAATTAAATTAAACAAGAATTGCATTTTAACTTATTGCCAGTGAAGATCGCATgggaatttttttcaaaataatgctAGGTATAAgcctcaaatattttataaattttttgtaaaaatgtgaatcacatcaataaaaagtgagtttttcacattttttcataataaaattcacttaattttaataataagttTGCACGATATGTGCATTTAggacttgtatatatcatttgaTCTTTTACACCAACTTGCATTCTGCATGTTGGGAAATTCTATTTTGCATCAGAACTACGTATACCATTgttgattttgtatatgtatgtatcatgAAATATTACCAAAATCAGAAAATTAATTGCATCTTCAACTACATGTTCTTGGTAATTAATGCATCCTGTTTAAAATTCTATCGTTAAAGTTGTACCACAATTCTATATATCTTAATTAGCTTTTACAAGTTGCCTTTATTAAGTACTCTAACATCTCAATCGAGGGCGTAAATTATTAAAGTCTAGTAATTTGgactattaattttaattatatatatgttataaatcCTTTTAAAAAGGCCGGTAGTTCGAATacaataacatttttttctacattttgttttgaaaatttctatTCTCAAATCGGTCAAActacatatatttaataaagtatttctataacgtaatttaatttgataaataaatttttaaattagtgaGTTTGAatctcaaactcatctcaactcattattataattttttcaaattctaatacaaaatataataaataatttaacttttttaaattttaaaataataataatattaaaaaataatattctaacaatatttatcatcttaatttaactcaactaaactcagattaacatccaaacggaacttatcttataaatcaaaacttatatatgaataatatatcCATCGAAATAATTAAGAATAGAAtatcttttactttttactattcatcatgTAAACGTGTATAAAATGGAACCCACAAAAACCCGCGTACCTCTTCCGTATTGTCATGAGATATTTTCAATTCTTCGGatatttatcattaattagTCAAATATTGGCAACTTAAGGAAGTTGCATGGGACGAAAGGTCAAACGTTTCGGACCTGGCTCTTGTATATCGAGTAGACGTGATGCCATTGTTGTAATAACATGGGTAGGCTAAGGACTTTTTTATATCTGGCTCTGTATATATAGTCCGGCTTCTGCTTGATCCAATACAACTTAACTAGCCATATATGATTCTACGATATATCGAGTTACACAGCCAGCATCCGTACCAATAATGTCTAAACCCTATTTCTTCAAAAcccttttcttgtttttctattGCGTTCTCTTTAGAAAACCTAAATATTTCCCAGCAGGACTTCTCAGCAACAACCATTTAAACCAGTTTCAATGTCAAAAATATAGGACTGCTTCTCTTGCCCTCAGATCAGACCTCTCGAGCAAAACTTTGATGTTCAGTGTGGAGGGAGCTCTGCTAAAATCATCGTCCCTTTTCCCATATTTCATGCTGGTGGCCTTTGAAGCTGGGAGCTTTTACGGGCTTTTGTTCTCTTGCTTTTATACCCTTTCATTTGTTTGGTTAGTGAAGAGACGGGCTTGAGGATTATGGTCATGGTTTGTTTCTTTGGGATAAAGAAAGAGAGCTTCAGAGTTGGAAGTTCCGTTTTGCCAAAGTTTTTCTTGGAAGATGTTGGGTTGGAGATCTTTGATCAAGTGCTGAGAAAAGGTGTGAGAAAAGTATCTGTGAGCGAGCTTCCACTAGTCATGATTGAGAGTTTCCTAAGGGATTATCTGGAGATTGATGTTGTTGTTGGGAGCGAGCTAAAGGTATTCCATGGCTATTTTGTGGGACTcatggaggagaagaagaatatAATTGGTTTAGAGGAAATCCTTAAAGAGAATAAAGCTGTAGGTACAAACATAATCGGCATTGATGGACTCTACAAAGTTCATGATCATCACCAACTATTCTCCCAACATTGCAAGGTACGTATCGATCTCTTCTCACCTCTTTTACCAAAAGGAAGATAAAAAAAGATCGGCTTTCAAATCTCCATGAATTATATATAGCAACTCTCTATCGCTTTCTCTTTCGATCAGTATTAAATCTGCTTCGTAAAATTGTGGCAACAGGAGATGTATTTGGTTGACAAAGCTGAGAAGAGAAGCTGGCAAAACCTACCAAGAGAAAAATACCCCAAACCACTCATCTTTCACGATGGTAGATTGGCTCTGCTACCAACCCCTCTGAATGCTCTAGCTCTATACGTTTGGGTGCCATTTGGGTTTGTCCTTTCCATTTCCAGGCTTTTTATTAGCTTATCACTGCCCACCGACGTATCCAATCCTCTCAAATTCTCAATGCCTTTTTAGGAATGCACCTCACAGCTCCAACGTCAATGCCAAAAATTCCACATTCTCTTTATCCAAACACCAGCAAGGAATTACATAAATCCAAAGGTGTCCTCTACGCTTGCAATCACAAAACTCTCGTGGACCCCATTTTCCTTTCTGTGATCTTAAAAAACCGTTCTCTTAGGGGTGTCTCGTACAGCATAAGCAGGGTTTCAGAGATGTTATCACCCATCAAAACCGTCCGATTAACAAGGAACCGTGATCAAGATGCCAGGACAATTGAGAGTTTGTTGAACAAAGGAGACATGGTTATTTGCCCAGAAGGGACGACCTGTAGAGAAGCGTATCTCTTGAGATTCAGTCCCTTGTTTGCAGAAGTGGCAGAGGAAATAGTCCCCGTTGCAATTGACTCCTATGTTACCATGCTTTATGGCACGACAGCCGGTGGGCTCAAGTGTCTGGACCCGTTTTTCTTCCTCATGAACCCATCACCATCGTACACCGTTCAATTCCTGGAGAAGGTGTCTGGTTCCTGCACTTATCTAAATGGGGAGAAATCGAAGTTCGATGTCGCAAACCACGTGCAAGGTGAGATCGGAAAGGCTCTAGGATTTGAATGCACGAAGCTTACACGAAAAGACAAGTACATGATATTGGCCGGTAACGAGGGGATTGTCTGTCATAAATAGTGGATAGCCGAACACGTTTTGGGTGAAGAAATTGCCGAGTAATAATTGATGCAATGAGGTCCATGCATCTGTAATCACTTCTGTTGCGTACTGATCattaattgtatatatgtttACGATTacagctagcatgcatgcatgcacatacatacatatatatatgtatgcggCCTCGTCCCCTGCCCATACTATATGATGAACATCTATAATTAAGCTAAGTGATCGATCGATCATGTTAATTACTTAATTTCGAGTGTACTactactgctgctgctgcatgCAGAAGTGCAAGTGTTCTtcgttttttttgttttttgtttttttttttttcatttctttcgtTGAGTAATAATAACAGAATACGATTTTTTGGCATGGAAAATTCACTACAAGAGAAGTGCCCTTCTACTGTGAAATCTAGTCATCATGTGAAGCTCAAAAACTGTGACAAAAATTCGTTTACAGCGTCCTATAACCGTCGACAAATCGTCGATATAAAAGCGTCACAATTGCTCTACTTACCGCCACAACGGTTACACCGCAACGGTTACGCCgcaaaatgaaatgagttttcATGGCGATTGAGACCCTAAGAAAGGCCCTTAAACACTGTCTCAAATGGAATCCATCTTGTTGTTGTAATCGTCGCAAACGACAATAGACTGCTTGCAGGATTGAATTGTCGAAAACAACTCAATACCAGTAGTGGGGTTGAATCGTCATAAAGAACCTAGTATTACGATGGTTTGTTTCGTCGTGAATAACTTCATTTTCAACGCTTTTAGATTCATTGGAAAATTTGTGACGATTTGTATTCACCGTTGATTGTCAAACTTTATTGGTGGAAAATATCAATTTCGCCCATGTTAAATCTGTCAAACAATTTATCGTAATTAGGATGGTGAGGTATTGTGTCGCCACAATGGATTCGTGGCAACAAGGGATAAATTTTTGCAAAAGTTGCACACCGTGAAAAGGTTGTGTGTCGCCACAATGGCGAGGTCTTGTCCATTTGCAGCAAATTAGATGCGGCCAATCTCAAATTTTAAGAGCATCAATTAgcctatttttgtttttctcgctttcatagaaataaaaaaataaaaaaactttctcaaattgtACAATGAATCTCCCACAATACATTATAATTattcagaaaaatataattatccACAATAAGTGTGATTTGTAGGATTGATTAgataatttacttttataataaaagtaatttttttatataaacaaaataagtttACAATCCGACGTACTGCATCAAATCACATTAttttgtaggtttacttttatgtaattttttttgtggctaaaatatttgtCTTTAAAGAATGGTTAATTTTGCCTCTGGTCcaatttgaatatttctattCCCGATATGTTTTGATTTAAGTTATagagtaatttaaataactGAATCTTGcgaattaaataataaaattatgcatGGTGTGGCTTCACGCCAATTTATAAGTAgaattaattttaacaaaatctaaaagtagtacaatttaatttgaatgaaaaattttaaaatttaaattttatatatcaagtGATGTAAATAATGTGTTCTAcgatttaagaataaaataacttattttataataaatggGCTCACAATATTGGGTCTCAGGCTCTCAGCAGCCGTGCAACCCGTCAGATTATAAGAGCATTTACAATGGCTTatgtaaaatacaattttatgtaaaatataaagaaagttgATCAAAAGTCTCttataatagattttgtattttgatctttattttacaCTTTGCTATAGTAACCCTTTAAATGTAGAGAATACTGTTCACAACTGTAAAACATTTATAGGAGTATAACTGAttcagttcggttttggatatATTTAGAACCAAGTTGATATATactggttttgagatttgaagaaccgatacCGTACCAGTTACACAAATAAACCTgtacttccgattttaccaATTTCGATCCTATTCAGTCtgatttttttggtatattatatagtatatatattataatatataataatatagtgatataatataatatatagtaatatattattagtataactactaatacaatagactatagtgataatatatttattaatataggattttaaaatttaatattatattaattagtaatttatcatttaatacaaaattattatatatataattatatataatacaaaaaattatataaaaaatattttatataatataaaaaattaaaaaatatatatatatggaccgGACTGGTTCGGTTCGatgttagaaaaataaaaaacggagataaaattgattttgaccgattttaaaaaaataaaaccaaaatcgAACCAAATCCACTTATTCGATTCGGTTCGGTtcaatttttcattcttttaagtATTTCATTTCAACCACGTTAATTGACTATTTGAACGTGGTGAAGAAGAGAATAACACCAAAACCTTGTAACAGTGGTTTGGaatttaaatttggattaatatCAACTATGacacaattatataatattatacatgaaaagatattgtaaatatcaaaaaatataaaaatattataaattcattataaaataatat
This genomic interval from Juglans microcarpa x Juglans regia isolate MS1-56 chromosome 4D, Jm3101_v1.0, whole genome shotgun sequence contains the following:
- the LOC121260510 gene encoding LOW QUALITY PROTEIN: probable glycerol-3-phosphate acyltransferase 3 (The sequence of the model RefSeq protein was modified relative to this genomic sequence to represent the inferred CDS: inserted 1 base in 1 codon; deleted 2 bases in 1 codon), with amino-acid sequence MSKPYFFKTLFLFFYCVLFRKPKYFPAGLLSNNHLNQFQCQKYRTASLALRSDLSSKTLMFSVEGALLKSSSLFPYFMLVAFEAGXLLRAFVLLLLYPFICLVSEETGLRIMVMVCFFGIKKESFRVGSSVLPKFFLEDVGLEIFDQVLRKGVRKVSVSELPLVMIESFLRDYLEIDVVVGSELKVFHGYFVGLMEEKKNIIGLEEILKENKAVGTNIIGIDGLYKVHDHHQLFSQHCKEMYLVDKAEKRSWQNLPREKYPKPLIFHDGRLALLPTPLNALALYVWVPFGFVLSISRLFISLSLPTDVSNPLKLNAFLGMHLTAPTSMPKIPHSLYPNTSKELHKSKGVLYACNHKTLVDPIFLSVILKNRSLRGVSYSISRVSEMLSPIKTVRLTRNRDQDARTIESLLNKGDMVICPEGTTCREAYLLRFSPLFAEVAEEIVPVAIDSYVTMLYGTTAGGLKCLDPFFFLMNPSPSYTVQFLEKVSGSCTYLNGEKSKFDVANHVQGEIGKALGFECTKLTRKDKYMILAGNEGIVCHK